The segment TAAAGAACAAGTTTCCTACATACTTATATGTAAACAACTAGTATTATAATTTCGGAAAAAATACTTCATATAGATTGGTTTTCTTTAAGTTTTACATTGAAGGATGTAGACAATGAAGTGGCATCTAAAGAGAAGAACTCGTCGGCAAATTAAGGAAATAGTGATCAGaaatgattaagaaaaataattattttatgtttcaaagTAATAGCTAAATAGACGTAGATGATATTTTTGATGAAATCTTAGCTAAGCTTTTTCTCAGCTTCAGTGTCAAGTTTGCATTTAGTCACAATAAATGAGTCTTATAAAGGGTACTAGATTTAAGATGTTCACCCACAGGTTGATTGAGTTAAATGAACAGAATTTCAAAAAAGAGATAAGAAAGTTACTGCCACCCTTTCTCTCCTAAACATTTTTCCATTAGACTTTAtaggaaaaaataatgaaagagAGTGTCGCTTCCCTGGGTTGGATGGCACATGCATCCACACCACACCCTTCTCCTGATATTggattaatataataatttttgctTGAAATACTTTGTGCGCAGAAATGTATATGAAATGTATATTGGGTATTATCCGCTTTTCCGACACCTTCGTCAcagttaaagattttttttcaaactaaaatGTGATCCAAATAAACATAAAGTCCAATAAATGTGCAAGATTCAGACTTTTTCACATTCCCCTTAAAGAAAATGCTGGTGTACTGTGCCAGTTGTATTCCTGGTCTTCACGTGTTCTATgcaaattctttttattcttaacACATTGATGGACAGCATGATACtttttagaacttttaaaaCCTTAAGCTTAAGATGTAGATCAGTTCCATTTACTAAACGATATGTGAAGTGGAAGCTAAGGTCTTGACGATTACAAAGGTTTAAATTATTCTGGTTCAAATTCAGGATTTTTTGGACTTATTTTTCGCTGATTTATTAACTctaaccagggacgtatatacgtccctgctcTAACAGAAGAAAATAAATCCTGATAAGCATGGTTATGTTTGGTACAATATCTATAATATCTATAAAAAGAATGCAAGTTTTCGCCCGATTTACCGCACAAAAATTCAGGTCGAGCACTTCtatttagtacatgtagtatagaTATTTTGAGACACATATCTACTGTAAATGAACTGTTTGTGTATGTGCCCAGTATATCCTAAACCACCTTCCGTAAGCAGTGCTGCATTAACAGTATGACAGTTTTATAGAATTAGTCTTGCATACTGTTGTTATAAATTTACAGGATCACcaccaaaaaataaatcttattcttttcagacacgtagcatcgccccacccacccccaccccccccccccccccccgcgttTCTTTCCCCcgatattatttacatattttacacaTTTGCGTGGATTTTTACAAGGTAAAGAATCAAAGAATCGAGTAAATGAATTCTTAAACAATGAGACAAAGACCCTGTagagaaaacaaaatacatgtattttatcttttagTCTTGCAGtctcttttatctttattttcagaATTCTAGAACTCATTTTGGTAGACCAAATAAGGTGAAAGTCTACAAAAGAAAAAGTTACAATCTCTGTAAAAATAGTTATGGATTGAATTTTGCTTGTGATGCCTTCCTtggataatttatttaataccaGAACGTTTACAAAAGATAACACaagaaatatataatgaaaaatgtaaaaacctTTGAAGTCGAGTTACCTTTCTTCGCCGATCAAACTTTACTTGTAAATCAGTAAAAACTCGAATACGAGAAATAGCAATGTGATTTGCACTTGTTTGCAATTCTCGGTCATTTATGTGATACTGATAATCATttgaacaatgaatttcaatatTGTTAAGCAAATGACGCATGTTCTCTCTCAGGAACAAACATTGTAAATTGCAAACTGTTTTATTgctttatgataaatatataaaggcTTTcctttttgtattatcattataACAGTAACATGTATTCTAAAgctttcaaatttataaaaatttctaaatctGATACTATAGTACCTATAGCACACTAGTATTACGCATCTATCATCTATTCTAAGATACAAACGTTTAAAATAGACAAATCTTTTGTAGTGTAATTTCGGTTTTGGAGAATCATATTTTGAAGCAAAATTTTCAACAATCTATATCTATATTCGATTTCTGTAGGACCTTCGAGAATCTTTCGTTCGCTGTTTGATGCTGCCATAAATTCGTCTCTGCAAAAGATAACGAAAACTTGTAAACGAAATCTGTAAACAAAGGAGTTGTAATTTCTTCACGATGATTTCCCTTCTGTCACATTTGAAGCGAAACAACCCGGATATCTGACAAAAGtcaatacaagaaaatttaCCAATCCCGTATATTTTAGAGTAAAATTTACTAATCCTGTAAATTTAAAGACGTGTGTCCTCGCTAGTAGGTCGTCGTTAATCGAGGAGGTCCGCCATCTTAGTAAAAATGAAAATCGTTATTATTGTTGTGTTGCTAACTTGTGTAGTGATCTCTATAAAGAGTAAGTATTATTAAAGATGTTCATAAATctaaaacttttcaaattttatttttttttaaatgaacttttatttcaatttaaattatcaagcaaaatatatttatctaaaATAACAGTATTAAGCTTTTGGGGAAACTAAagcttaatattttaatattaaagtgTTAGTGTAATATTgatttaaagtgtttaattgcTTCAGGTTCCCCTATACAAACCACTCAGAATAATGATTCGTCAAGCCATGAAGGTAAGCGTTGTATTTTAGAACAAAATTACGCGATTTCCTAAAATAAACAATGGCAAATTACATAACCTTTCAAAAGGAACAAACTATTCATGTATACTAGCTAGTAAACAGCCCtatcttttaaaagattttgaagCATTACTCATAAAACGTGAGTGAAACCaacaaaatatagaaaaaaaatatggtcaATTTATGaaacctgtacatgtatgtgaataattttcatttttatcatcttttttttattaacttattatttatttatttattttggtatttttaaacattgtgtTTTGGGAGGAGTGAGTTtgtacttttattttgttttgctgtTGCTTtgtccatttaaaaaaaacacccaaaaaCCCGTTAATTAGCGGTTGATGTCCCGACTATACTTCTGATTGTATCATACAGTTGTTGACAGGTgtcagtttgcgagccggtccgacagatcaactgttgctcgagacacagtcaacaactgttttgttatacccctcCCTAATCAAGAACACGTTTTCTCGGAATGTGACGTCACTagtcaacagtcttttttaacagtcgattCTAACACATGTAACAGTTtcagtccaacagtcaaaatgctggactttttttcgTATAGAAATATAATGGGGTATAACAATACTCTCTCTTGAATATTAAACTACTCTCTGTTCAATAATTGCAGTGCCGTCCATGCTGAAGACCTGTACCAGCACCCACCACTGTCACTGTGTACAGGGCGTGCCCATGTGTCACGACGGACACTGCCACTGTCTGTTCGCCGTACAACTCGGACATGACGTGAGTCAATTAGTTTTTACCAGCTTGAGAGCCAAAGTTTTTTATATGCACAGCAACTAATATGCGCATTTTGTTAACTTCAATTTTTCCGTAACtgatttcttaaaaagaaaattcactttTTACCTGCCTCCAAAATTAGTGTGAAACACACTTATGAAATCTTGGAAACAACGTTAATGTCCTCTTACCTTCAgcccaattttcaaaattatcattatcaTAAAGATTCTTCAGTCGTAATGCAATCGTTCTTGAtatgaatttgaataaaaagaaactatTCTAATGTATAAAGAAGCTCAGCAAAAGTTATCCATATTAGTTGTATTAACGGAGAATAAGTAAAATGTTGcaaaatttgctaaaatttcGCTACTTTCAGTTTGAATCCTCGCATATTAATCTTGTTTAGTCTATGCactatatatatagataaatcaATGTAATAATTAATGTCATTAGCTGTAAGATTAaatacggttttttttttatctttgatagAAACAAATAGTTCCTGGCTTGAAAGAGTTATCGAATATTGTCAATTATAACAAACCAcacatgacaattttttttaaaactgaatacAAATTCATTCTATCTCATTTGGGGTTTGTGAATGTGTATAACGTTAGCGTTGGTGAAGGCTTGAGGCAAGTGAAGTAACAACATATTGGTAAAACGTGTAAAAACTTCTATAATTAGGGCATGTAAAAATATTCTTACAGATTGAGCTAGATCTCTGGTGAAACAGTttactatattttatttctattctcaACTGATTTATAGTACTTTATATAGAAATACCAGTTTATTTAATTACGTTCTTAAGGGGGGAGGGGCGTGGAAGGGCCTGAAGGCCTGAAGAGGGactgaaagataaataaattttacttgtTCGGATAAATAAGATGAATAGGAAttatgatttgttcggacgaataagttattatcacagagagagagagagagagagagagagagagagagagagagagagtcataGTCTCACATCTGCGCGAATccagaaagggggggggggggtctgagagATCATTTTACTTgcaagtggggggggggggcgcacgGCGAAGCTCAATCAAGGCAACGCTGGCTTTTTCTTTAGTTACTACTaaaaggtattaaaaaagaagaaatgtgTGTTATGCTTGAACcaatactatatatattcccACCCTTTACCGACATGCGAAATTGTGATACTAGTATATTTTGAGAATTGCGCTTCTGGCAGCAAAATATGCCAGATACTAATATCAGTGACTTTTTGTGTATATAGCAATTTATCATTCGAAGGAAAAACGACATTCCAGGAAAAGAGTGTCTTGGTCACaatccccccccctccccctttatTCATCTGCATCATTCCCAGATCAGATTGTCTAAATTACTCGTCAAAAATgctgttttcatgaaaataactTTTTCGTCCGGACAAATAACAAACTCTAATTCGTCCGAATTAATCTTAATTCTTTCGAGCAAATATAATTTATTCGTCCGAACAGCTCACTCGTCCAAACAAATCTTAATTATTACGAATGTCTTAATTCGTCGGAACAAATAACTAATTGGTTTGAACATATACAAtgggttcgaacacaagttcttgcaacttacTAGGTTCTCACCCTAAAACAAGTTATTTGCAATTGTCATAAAACATGGTATATACGTACatatatattgagaaaaaaatggaaaagaaCAAAATAGTATACTTATATAAATCTGCGAGAATTGATTATAAAGTTCTGCACAGCTGTGAAAATTCTAACATTAGTTTTACAATCTAGGTTGTCATTACCCCATAGTAAAGAATGCGAATCTATGATacctaaattttgtatttggaaTAGTTCATTAAATAAGGTATTCCTTGCATTAGAAAATAGTTTGCAAACaaataagaaatgatatacattttCCTTCTTTCCACATGTGCAATTTGGAGAATCAACAGTATTTCTTCTGTGTAAATCATAATTTAGTAAACAATTGTGTCTTAATTTTGTATGAATGATGTTAGCACTCTTTTAccatgaagaaaatatttaggAACTTTTGAATCACTGCTATTATTAGAGATGCTTTTTTGAAATTGGCGGATGgacgttgattttttttatatccgaATTTAGTGAATTCCATTTGCCTATAGCATCTGGAAATAACTAATTCGTCCCAAAAATaaggtttatttatttttcatccggAACTTCCACACCGCCGTGCGTTCTAAaccttttcttatttatttatttattggttttatttatttgttttttttttatttaaagggaAATTCAGACAATCAGCAGTCGACAGAAATCCCTCAAGAAACCATCACCAAAGAACCATATAACCAGACCATTGTAAAGGAACCAGATAACGGGTCGGAAGCAGGGATCATCTAAAAGGATAGGGAGTATTGAAGAAAACCTGTACAATGAACTCTTAAGAGATTTCCCCCTTCTCTATTTGTGAAATGAACTTGGTTACAATAAAGaacttaaaaatattgtttgttttgaatCCTTTTTTGAATAACACTTACTCAAATGTAAGTGAAAAGAGAAATGATCATAGTTTGTTTTTTAGATAACGTTGTACCGTGCTCTTTCTATAAACAATGCGACATTATACAAGAATGAATACACATACCTGATTTTATGTGCATTTAATTTGAACTTATGTCAACATTTCTCGATAAagagtagttttttttattcataactttacataaaatttaaatctatacgattttatttttcatttggtaATATCATCTTATCATTCAACTCTGATTGtattcttaattatttttaaaattaagaatgcGTATACTCCAATAATGGAAAACTAgcacttgattttaaaagatctaAAGATTACTCACTATTGACGCTGAACAAATAGATTTCCACGAATTGCCATAGGTGTTACAAATATATGTCCCAAAAATTCGAATTtgtaagtaatttaaaaaacaaaacagagaaTAAGCGACAAAAATCATAAATGAACATACGGTACCACTTTTGAGTACAGGCTTTTCTCggatttcaaatacatgtagtcagTTATAACAATGCACGGTTTctctttgaattaaaattaacgTAAGACCAAtgcagtatatacatgtactatacataatattattacattgtacatatctAAACCGAAAACTGCTAACAGTGCAATACACCTAGGAGGCCAAAACACAATTGTTAACCTCTAGCCCGTGTCACTTTTAATCAAGGCAGATGTTTTGATATCGGCCGTTGTCTTTGGAGGACTTTTCTAGCAGATACATATGGCGGTCCTGGCTATATATACAGTCCGACCCGCCGATATGTATGAGCAGTTCGATAGATTCTTACCCTATCGAAGGCTACTTCAAACTCTGGTAAGAATAGTTTTGTTAAAGTCATTGTAATAAGTACTTAAAACGCAATTTAGAaatcaccttttttttttactttttaaagtttcaaCATTACTACCTTAATGTTTTCGTTCTGGTAACGATAAGAGAATTGGTTTTTCCTGTGTCGGGTTGGCTCCAAATGTCaatagatttatattttttaacataataagtTTAAACATTACTTGACTGTATTCGTCTGTAGTAAGGAGGAGAGAATATGTTTGGGGTTTTTAGTGTCTTGTTTGCTCTAGAAAGTATTCAGACTTATATAGTTTACTTATATGTTAGGTATAAACATAACTTGAATGTATTTGTTGTAGTGAGGATGAGGGAATTGGTCTTTCTTTGCCTGGTCGGCTCTATCTTGGCCGCACACCACCATCACACAACTATACCCACCACCACCCTGGACCCAAACAGCGATGAGGCCAGGATGCTGAGGCTGGAAGGTGGAATTGAGAACCTGGCGAGACAGCTAATGATGCAACAACTGTTCGTAGAGGAACGAATCAGAAGCGATGGAGATTCTGGTATTGAAtcattaaagaataaatatatatatcatttttcgACCACTCGTCTTGCATTTTCACTTTTTGAAGTCAGAATAAAACAATTCActgcaaatatttcaatacattttctatttcatttattgGTTAACTTTATTTTATCTGCCCATAGGTATCAAACAGGTTCGATTGAATCATAAAGGCACCAGGACCTTTTTCTCGGACACACACAGCATGGGGTCCATCAACTCTATTCACGACCACTCTAACTACATCAACACAATTGGTATGGGAGAAGTGATTCCCGTCCTCAACGGCATCGAATTCAGAACCCGCCACAATGACTACAAGCTCCGCATGCCGCACCCGAACTCCACCACTTATCATGCCACTGTGGACATCCCTTTCCCCGAGGTTCCTCCATCAGTGAAAAGCCAACCTACCTTGGAAAAGCAGATTGAGGAGATGAAAAACTACTTCAAGGCGTGGAAATTTCAGAACCCATCTTTCCGCGATTATCGGCCATATTTCAAACCCGTTCTTTGCTATATGGAGGGGGCTTGGACCACAAACACGAAAACTCTAGACGAGCCATTCTCTAGTGACCGTCACTTCATTGATGCTGCAAGTTGGTTTGATTTACAGGAAAAAATTAGGTTTACCTCGTACACAGGAGGAAAACACAATCTGGAAAACTTTTCCTTCCTTCCGACCACAATTATCAATATGAGAAACGGAACCCCCGAGTATGCCCAGTGGAACTATAGAATTCTGTGCCATCCCATTAAAGGAGACCTACCTCTGAAAGCATTTGAGCCTGTTGACGATTTAGCCTCAAGACTGGCGCACAAATATAACCTTACCAAATTTTCCATGACACGATCTGCAAGATTCCATCTCGCAAGCGAATACCGGCACGCACATTTCTTGCCAGAAAAGGGATATGGTGTGTTCCAAGACAGAGTGTACACACACAGTATTATGGATACCATCATGAATCAAATTCCCGGAAAAGACAACTACCCGGCTAAGATATTCGATAAATCCTTAGGCTTAGAGATGCTTGACCCCTTTAGTTCCTCAGTAAACCCCCTAAACACCGGATACTACCACAGAAGGTACAAGTATGACGATAAAGGAGCGATGGGAACCAAAACAAACAACAGAGGGTTCGCCGACAAAAACCTGTGGGTGGCACAAACCACAAGCAACCACATTGCGCCTATCCACATGAACGACTGTCACAAGGTCAACAGGACTTACACTGAGTGTAAAGAAATCGAAGCTAGATACACGTATGCTATCCCACTTGAGATCATCTACATGACACCACTGAACTCCTGGAATCCCTACAATCTCCCATATTGGGACAGGAAACACGGTAGGTACACGCCAACTAAAGACCACAGAAACGGAGCCTTCAATGCAACTAATGCATACAATGGAACCAACTACGCCAACTATTACTGGACACCTACTGCCTTCTTTAGCGGAAAAGAACTGAATCACGATGCCGCAGATACCGTCAAAAACTCGGTCGGTGTCTTGGACAGTCACGGAAACGTCAGGAGAGTCAGCGCTTCCGGAATCAGAATTTTCCTTCCAAACATTCCTGGAGTCGGCGTCCTTCGTCAGAGATGGTCCGTTACACCAGTACATCGTGATGGTTCTAGTGTACAGAAAGAACTGGACGCCATGAAAGAGATGATCAACCATATTGGCGCGTTCTCCAACTTGTTCCAAGAGCCCCCTGCGGTGAGCGGATCAGCTGTACAACAAGCTCCAGACGCACACTTCAGAACAAGTCTAGCTACCAAGGATCCCCCAGGAAGACATTACCACGAGCTTTTCATCGAGGACTCTGACTACAAACTGGCACTAAGTGGACAGACCGTCACCGCAGAAACCACCATGGAGAGCTCGCACACACACATGGTCGAGGTGGCTTACGATTCTCACACGCATCAGTGGGTAATCAAGAAGTGTGACGATATGGCCCACTGCTGGGACGGCCACTCTGAAATCCTGACCAAAATCCAGTGATAAACTGTTAACTATGATCATtttcacaataaaatatatctaatttAATATTTGTGTTAGCTGATATTAATGCTTGCTACATATGTACTACAAGCGACAAAATTTTCTTACATAGTATAACATGAATGACGCTTTCTTGAAGTTGATGGTGTGCTTATACGTAATGGGGTGTATCCGTTTAACTTAAGTACACAAAACTAGCAGAAACTTTCGGATAGTTGCAAAAATACGTTAGACAAATAATAACCAATTCCCAGTTATAAACCGTAATAACCAACAAATTGTTTGCGATAAAATGTTGTGAATTTAACTGTGAAAATAAagtgtatacatttatttagaaaaatcgTCTATTcttttaactttaacttttaaCTAAAATTACATTATACTGAGATGTTTCAGCTAGTCACAATGAATTTAAATTCTTAGCTTTATGTTCACTGTTGTTGATACTAGAATGAaagtttagaagaaaaaaaaccagcttCTACGgtgtttttgaaagaaaatacaGAATGTAGATATAtgtttaataatacaataaacttttaatttactcacctgtcaaacattttttaaataattagctTTCACAATTTAGCAGTAGAAATGAGGTTAGGAAGAGGTGGGGGTACGAAATTTTGCGACATCATTGATCGAGTgtgaatgaattaaaaaaaaaattcattacacAGATTAAGGAGAAGGAAAATCCCTTAAGCCAATAACTAGCCAATTACTAgtataaaaagaatatttatataaaattacataaaaacgcgATGGCTTCTtgtttgtgaaataaaaaaagggtAACAAGGCAACTACTATCATgatgatttttcatatttttacttttaccggtgtttttgtctgtgataacattacaagCCAAATTTGT is part of the Magallana gigas chromosome 3, xbMagGiga1.1, whole genome shotgun sequence genome and harbors:
- the LOC117680777 gene encoding uncharacterized protein; its protein translation is MKIVIIVVLLTCVVISIKSSPIQTTQNNDSSSHEVPSMLKTCTSTHHCHCVQGVPMCHDGHCHCLFAVQLGHDGNSDNQQSTEIPQETITKEPYNQTIVKEPDNGSEAGII
- the LOC105338110 gene encoding uncharacterized protein, translating into MRELVFLCLVGSILAAHHHHTTIPTTTLDPNSDEARMLRLEGGIENLARQLMMQQLFVEERIRSDGDSGIKQVRLNHKGTRTFFSDTHSMGSINSIHDHSNYINTIGMGEVIPVLNGIEFRTRHNDYKLRMPHPNSTTYHATVDIPFPEVPPSVKSQPTLEKQIEEMKNYFKAWKFQNPSFRDYRPYFKPVLCYMEGAWTTNTKTLDEPFSSDRHFIDAASWFDLQEKIRFTSYTGGKHNLENFSFLPTTIINMRNGTPEYAQWNYRILCHPIKGDLPLKAFEPVDDLASRLAHKYNLTKFSMTRSARFHLASEYRHAHFLPEKGYGVFQDRVYTHSIMDTIMNQIPGKDNYPAKIFDKSLGLEMLDPFSSSVNPLNTGYYHRRYKYDDKGAMGTKTNNRGFADKNLWVAQTTSNHIAPIHMNDCHKVNRTYTECKEIEARYTYAIPLEIIYMTPLNSWNPYNLPYWDRKHGRYTPTKDHRNGAFNATNAYNGTNYANYYWTPTAFFSGKELNHDAADTVKNSVGVLDSHGNVRRVSASGIRIFLPNIPGVGVLRQRWSVTPVHRDGSSVQKELDAMKEMINHIGAFSNLFQEPPAVSGSAVQQAPDAHFRTSLATKDPPGRHYHELFIEDSDYKLALSGQTVTAETTMESSHTHMVEVAYDSHTHQWVIKKCDDMAHCWDGHSEILTKIQ